TTGGCCATCGGCACGAACAGGAAGCCGGCCACGCCCTGCAGGAAGAACATCGGGATGAACACGATGCAGATGCACAACAGCGACACCAGCGCCGGGGTCACGATCTGCTGGGCGCCGTCCAGGATCGCCGGTTCGACCGCCTTGCCCTGCTCCAGGTGCCAGTTGATGTTTTCGATGGTGACGGTGGCGTCGTCGACCAGGATGCCGACCGCCAGCGCGAGGCCGCCCAGCGTCATCAGGTTGAGCGTCTCTCCGAGTGCGGACAGCGCGATGATCGACCCGAGGATCGACAGCGGGATCGAGACCGCGATGATCACGGTCGAGCGCCAGCTGCCCAGGAACAGCAGGATCATGACGCTGGTGAGGCAGGCCGCGATCGCGCCCTCGGTCGCCACGCCCTTGACGGCGGCGCGCACGAACACCGACTGGTCGTTGATCGGCACGACCTTCAGGGCTTCCGGCAGGCCGGGCTTGAGGGAATCGAGCTTGGCGCGCACGCCGTCGACGATCGCCAGGGTCGAGGCCTGGCCGTTCTTCAGCACCGACATCAGCACCGAGCGGCCGCCGTCGACGTGGACGATGTTGGTCTGCGGCGCATTGCCGTCGTGGACGTCGGCGACGTCGCTCATATAAATGGTGGTGCCGTTCACCACCTTGATCGGCAGCCGGCCCAGGTCTTCGATGGCCGAGGGCGCGCTGTTCAGGTTGATCGTGTATTCGAGGCTGCCGATCTTCTGGGTGCCGACCGGGGTCAGCACGTTCTGCGCCGCCAGCGCGTTGGCGATGTCCTGCGCCGACAGGCCGCGCGCCTGCAGTGCGTCCGGCTTGACGTCGATCTGGACCTGGCGCTGCTTGCCGCCGTACGGCAGCGGGATCGCGGCGCCCGCGACCGTCACCAGCGGCGTGCGCACGGTGTTCAGGCCGAGGTCGTACAGCTGCTGCTCCGACAGGCCCTTGCCCGACAGCGCCAGCTGCAGGATCGGCACCGTGGCGGCATTGTAGTTCAGGATCAGCGGCGGGGTCACGCCGGCCGGCATCTGCTTGAGCAGCGCCTGCGACACCGCCGTCACCTGCGCGTTCGCGACCGCGATGTCCACGCCCGGCTGGAAGAAGATCTTCACGATCGAGATGCCGGGATAGGTGTTCGCTTCGATATGCTCGATGTCGTTGACCGTCGTGGTCAGGCTGCGCTGGTACAGCGTCGAGATGCGCCCGGCCATCTGGTCCGGCGGCAGGCCGGTGTACTGGAAGGCGACGGCGATCACCGGCATCTTAATGTCGGGGAAGATGTCGGTGGGCGTGCGCATCGCTGCGAGCGGCCCGATGATGAGGAGCGCGAGCGCCAGCACCACGAAGGTGTAAGGCCGCCGCAGCGCGGTGTGGACAAGTCCTAGCAACATTGTGAAACTCCGGACGATGGGTGAATGCAGTCTGCAGAGGCTTTACGAGCAATTGCGGCCAACTTCGCGTAATTACGCCCGAATTGCACTCAAGCCCTCATGCAAACCCGGTAATATGGGGCAAAATCGAATTCCTGACTAGGGGCTCGGGACGCCAAAACCCCGACATTTTGCACGCTGCCGTGAATTTCTGCTGGCGGTGCGCCGGTTTTGGCACGGAGGTAATGACGATGGTGACATCGGCTCGGCGCGATGCCACACAACGTACACAGTTCGTTACGAAAGCGTCGTCAAAACAATGACTTAGCACTGACTAGAAGAGCGCGCCCTGGGGGCTGGTGAGACGTGCGAAATCGTCGCCGAGGAAGGTCAAGATGGCGTCGGCCACCGGTTCGAGCTGGCGCGTCAGGTAGTGCTCGTAGTCGATCCCGGCGCGCGCCGAATGCGGCATTGATTCGATCGCGTCCAGCGGTTCCGGTCCGGACAGCAGCATCACGTAACGGATCCAGCCGCCGTTGCGGTACTGGGCCGGGCGGCCCTGGCGCAGGTGGAATTCGTCGGCGATGCGCGCCGCGCGCACGTGCGGCGGCACGTTGCGGTCGTATTCGGCCAGCGGCCGGCGCACGCGCTTGCGGTAGACCAGCTGGTCGTCGAGTTCGCCGGCCAGCAGGCGCGCCACGGTGTCGCGCACGTAATCCTCGTAGGGCTGGTTGCGGAAGATCCGTTCATACAGGCCTTGCTGGAAGCGCTGCGCCAGCGGGGTCCAGTCGGTGCGCACCGACTCCAGGCCCTTGTAGACCATCTCCTCGCTCAGCTTGCCGTCCTTGTCTTCATGGCGCACCAGGCCGGCGTAGCGCTTCTTGCTGCCCTCCTCCGAACCGCGCACGGTCGGCATCAGGAAGCGTGCAAAGTGCACGTCGTATTCCAGCTCCAGCGCCGAATCGAGTCCGAGTTCTTCCTTCAGGTGCGTGCGCCACCAGCCGTTGACCCGGTCGACCAGGTCCTGGCCGATGCGGCGCGCGTCCAGTTCGCCATGGGCGCGCCCGAGCCACACGAAGATCGAGTCGGTATCGCCGTAGATCACGCCGTAGCCCTGCTCCTCGATCATCGCGCGCGTGCGCTGCAGGATGTCGTGGCCGCGCATCGTGATCGACGAGGCCAGGCGCGGGTCGAAGAAGCGGCAGGCCGGGGTGCCGAGCACGCCGTAGAACGCGTTCATGATGATCTTGAGCGCCTGGGACAGCGGCGCATTCTTCTCGACCTTGGCCGCCTCGCGCCCGGCCCAGACGCGCGTGACGATGCCGGGCAGGCAGTTTTTGCTGCGCGAGAAGCGCGCGCCGCGGTAGCCGGGCACGGTATCCTGCGCGCGCCCCTGCTGCGCCTCGCGCAGGCCCTCGACCAGGCCGACCGGGTCGATCAGGAAGGTGCGGATGATCGACGGGTACAGGCTTTTATAGTCCAGCACCAGCACCGAGTCGTACAGGCCGGAGCGCGAATCCATCACGAAGCCGCCCGGGCTGTCGCCGCCCGCGACGTCGCCGATGTTGGGCGCCACCAGGCCCTGGCGATGCATCAGCGGCATGTACAGGTGTTCGAACGCCGCCACCGAACCGCCGCTGCGGTCGGCCGCCAGGCCGGTCACGCTGGCGCGCTCGAGCAGGAAGGGAAACAGGCCGGCCTTGTCGAAGATGCGCGTGACCAGCTCGCAGTCCTTGAGGTTGTAGCGCGCCAGCTGCGGCTTGTCCTCCTCGAACATGCGGTCGATCTCGGCCATGCGGTCGTAGGGGTTGCCGATCTCCTTGCCTTCGCCGAGCAGCGTCTGCGCGACATTCTCCAGGCTGAAGGACGGAAAATTCCAGGTGGCCGTCTGCAGCGCCTCGATGCCGTCGATGACCAGGCGCCCGGCGATGCCCCACAGGTAGCGCGCGCCGCCCGAGTTTTGTCCCCCTCGCTCGCGCCACTCGATCGCCGAGCCGTCGCGCCCCAGCCGCAAGGGCCGGTTGTGGCGGTCGGCATGCTCCTGCAACACGCGCAGGTCGAAGTTAACGACGCTCCAGCCGATGATCACGTCCGGGTCGTGGCGCCGGAACCAGTCCTCCATCGCCTCCAGCAGCTCGAGGCGGGTGGCGCGGTACTCGAGCGCGAAGTCGACCTTCGCGCGGCTCTCGGGCGAACCGTTTTCCGGCCCCAGCATGTACACCACGCGCTGGCCGCAGCCTTCCAGCCCGATCGAGCGCAGCTCGCCCTGCATCGTCGTTTCGATGTCGAGCGAGACCGTGGAGAGCCTGGGCCGGTAGCCGTGGTCCGGCTTGAGCTGGCCGTTGACGAACAGCTGCGGGTCGCCCGGCGCCGGGGTGCCGGTGAACAGCACCGGGGCGGTGATGAAGCGCTCCATCAGGTAGCGGTCGGTCGGTCGGACGTCGGCCTCGAACACGTCGACGCCATGCTCGCGCAGGCGCTTTTCCAGCCGCATCAGGTGGCGATAACTCTTGCAGTACAGGCCCAGCACGGGCCGATGCTGGAAGTCGGCCAGCGCCAGTTCGCGCAGCTCGACGCCACGCTCGCGCGCGAGCAGGGTGTCCAGCGCGGCGCGCTGCTCGGCTGGCACGAAGGCGACGGCGCTGGTTGGCGCCAGGCGCACGCGGCATGGACCGTCCTCGGTGGCCAGCCAGAACTCGGCCTCGACGCCATCGTCGACGTCGCGCCAGTGGCGCGTCAGCAGGAAGCCTGTGCGCGGCCCGGGTGCGCGCTGCGGATCGTGGTCGTCCATGTCGGGATGATACGCTCAGGGAGACAGTGCGTCGGCGCGGTAGCGCGCCAGCTCGGCATCCAGGAACCCGGCCTGGCGCCGCGCTTCGACGTTGAACGGGCCCTTGAGCACCGGCGCCTTGTACTGCAGCGTGAGCGCATCGTAGGTCGACACCGGCTCCAGGCCGCGCAGCGCGCACAGGTGGAAATACCAGCGGTTGCCGATCTCCACGTGGCCCACCTCGTCGCGCAGCAGCACGTCGAGGATGGCGGCGGCGGCCGCGTCGCCGGCCTGGGCCAGCTTGGCGCGCAACGGCGGGATCGCGTCCAGGCCGCGCGCTTCCATCGTGCGCGGCACCAGGGCCATGCGCGCCAGCACGTCGCCGGCGGTCTTGGCGACCATCTCCCACAGGCTGTCGTGGCCGGGAAAATCGCCATAGGCGTGGCCCAGCGTGCCGAGGTGCCGATCGAGCAGATTGAAATGCAGCGCTTCCTCGCTGGCCACGCGCAGCCAGTCGGCGTAGTAGGCCTCCGGCATGGCGGGAAAGCGCCAGATCGCGTCCAGCGCCAGGTTGACGGCGTTGAACTCGATGTGGGCCAGCGCGTGGATCAGCATGGCGCGCCCTTCCACGGTGGCCATCGAGCGGCGCCCGAGCCGCTTGGGCGAGACCAGCTCCGGCCTGGCCGGGCGGCCGGGGATGGCGCCGGCCGGCGTCAGCAGCGCGGTCGGGTCGATGCGCGCGCGCGCCTGCGCCTGTGCGCGCGCGAGGGCGGCCACGCCGGCGCTCTTGGCGGCGGGGTCGGATTCGGTCAGGAGCTGCAGCGCCTCGGCGCGCAGATCCGGAAGTTGTGGCGGGTGCGCCATCGGCAAACCTGTGCTGCGTGAAAAACGCACAGTGTAGCAAAGCGCCCCGACGGCCGTGCGCCGGAGTTCGATGCCGCCGTCGCAAGCCTGCACGCGCGCGCGAGGAATGCTATCGTGCGCCCTGCACACAGGAGCCTTCATGAACGACACCGTCCATTTTTACGAACCCGGCCAGGGACACGGCCTGCCGCACGACCCGTTCAACGCCATCGTCGGCCCGCGCCCGATCGGCTGGATCGCCTCGAAAAGCGGGGCCGGGGTATTGAACCTCGCGCCCTACAGCTTCTTCAACGCCTTCAACTACATCCCGCCGATCATCGGCTTTTCCAGCATCGGCTGGAAGGACTCGGTGCGCAACATCGAGGAGACCGGGCAATTCGTGTGGAACCTGGCCACGCGCGACCTGGCCGAGCGCATGAACCAGACCTGCGCGGCGGTGCCGCCCGAGGTCGACGAGTTCCAGCTGGCCGGCCTGACGCCGGCCGCATCGCGCGTGGTGGACGTGCCGCGCGTGCTCGAGTCGCCGGTGGCGATGGAATGCCGCCTGACTCAGCTGATCCAGCTGCAGCGCGCCGGCGGCGCACAGGTGCCGAGCTGGCTGGTGCTGGGCGAGGTCGTCGGCGTGCACATCGACCGGCGCCTGCTCAAGGACGGCGTGTACGACACCGCCGCCGCCGGTCCGATCCTGCGCGGCGGCGGCCCGGCCGATTATTTCAGCATCGGACCGGAGCAGCTGTTCCGCATGTTCCGTCCGCAGTAAGGTCGCGCCGACGAGGACATGAAAAAACCCCGCCGCGGCGGGGTTGTGTCATGCCGGCGCACGGCGCACGCCCGTGGCAGCGATCAGCGCTGCACCGGCGGCGCGCTGCCGGCACCCTGCTGGCCCTGGCCCTGCGTGTCCGATTGGGTGGCGCCGGTGCCGGCGCCCATCGAGCGCGAGGTGGCGGTGCCGCTCATGCCCGACTGGCTGCCGTTGGTGTTGTTCGAGCCGGACTGGGTCGGACCCGAGATCGGCGCTCCGCTCTGGCCGGCGCGCGTGGCGCCCATGCCCGAGCTGCCGCTGGCGCCGGTCGACGAGGGCTGGCCGCTCAAGCCGCTGTTGACGCCGCCGTTCATGGCGCCGGTCGACGACTGGCTGCCG
This genomic stretch from Massilia sp. 9096 harbors:
- a CDS encoding DNA polymerase II, yielding MDDHDPQRAPGPRTGFLLTRHWRDVDDGVEAEFWLATEDGPCRVRLAPTSAVAFVPAEQRAALDTLLARERGVELRELALADFQHRPVLGLYCKSYRHLMRLEKRLREHGVDVFEADVRPTDRYLMERFITAPVLFTGTPAPGDPQLFVNGQLKPDHGYRPRLSTVSLDIETTMQGELRSIGLEGCGQRVVYMLGPENGSPESRAKVDFALEYRATRLELLEAMEDWFRRHDPDVIIGWSVVNFDLRVLQEHADRHNRPLRLGRDGSAIEWRERGGQNSGGARYLWGIAGRLVIDGIEALQTATWNFPSFSLENVAQTLLGEGKEIGNPYDRMAEIDRMFEEDKPQLARYNLKDCELVTRIFDKAGLFPFLLERASVTGLAADRSGGSVAAFEHLYMPLMHRQGLVAPNIGDVAGGDSPGGFVMDSRSGLYDSVLVLDYKSLYPSIIRTFLIDPVGLVEGLREAQQGRAQDTVPGYRGARFSRSKNCLPGIVTRVWAGREAAKVEKNAPLSQALKIIMNAFYGVLGTPACRFFDPRLASSITMRGHDILQRTRAMIEEQGYGVIYGDTDSIFVWLGRAHGELDARRIGQDLVDRVNGWWRTHLKEELGLDSALELEYDVHFARFLMPTVRGSEEGSKKRYAGLVRHEDKDGKLSEEMVYKGLESVRTDWTPLAQRFQQGLYERIFRNQPYEDYVRDTVARLLAGELDDQLVYRKRVRRPLAEYDRNVPPHVRAARIADEFHLRQGRPAQYRNGGWIRYVMLLSGPEPLDAIESMPHSARAGIDYEHYLTRQLEPVADAILTFLGDDFARLTSPQGALF
- a CDS encoding ferritin-like domain-containing protein codes for the protein MAHPPQLPDLRAEALQLLTESDPAAKSAGVAALARAQAQARARIDPTALLTPAGAIPGRPARPELVSPKRLGRRSMATVEGRAMLIHALAHIEFNAVNLALDAIWRFPAMPEAYYADWLRVASEEALHFNLLDRHLGTLGHAYGDFPGHDSLWEMVAKTAGDVLARMALVPRTMEARGLDAIPPLRAKLAQAGDAAAAAILDVLLRDEVGHVEIGNRWYFHLCALRGLEPVSTYDALTLQYKAPVLKGPFNVEARRQAGFLDAELARYRADALSP
- a CDS encoding flavin reductase family protein, whose amino-acid sequence is MNDTVHFYEPGQGHGLPHDPFNAIVGPRPIGWIASKSGAGVLNLAPYSFFNAFNYIPPIIGFSSIGWKDSVRNIEETGQFVWNLATRDLAERMNQTCAAVPPEVDEFQLAGLTPAASRVVDVPRVLESPVAMECRLTQLIQLQRAGGAQVPSWLVLGEVVGVHIDRRLLKDGVYDTAAAGPILRGGGPADYFSIGPEQLFRMFRPQ